Proteins encoded together in one Pseudomonas sp. ADAK13 window:
- a CDS encoding diguanylate cyclase produces MNDLQLDDFKTDENAAMVLLVDDQAMIGEAVRRGLAHEDNIDFHFCADPHQAIAQAIRIKPTVILQDLVMPGLDGLTLVREYRNHPATQNIPIIVLSTKDDPLIKSAAFAAGANDYLVKLPDNIELVARIRYHSRSYMTLLQRDAAYRALRVSQQQLLDTNLVLQRLMNSDGLTGLSNRRHFDEYLELEWRRAMRDQTQLSLLMIDVDFFKTYNDSFGHLEGDEALRKVAATIRDASSRPSDLPARYGGEEFALVLPNTSPGGARLVAEKLRQAVAALKIPHISPAEGASLTISIGLSTMTPVQGTDCRQLISSADKGLYLAKHNGRNQVGIE; encoded by the coding sequence ATGAATGATTTACAGCTCGACGACTTCAAGACCGACGAAAACGCCGCCATGGTGTTGCTCGTCGACGACCAGGCCATGATCGGCGAAGCCGTACGCCGGGGCCTGGCCCATGAAGACAATATCGACTTCCACTTTTGTGCCGACCCGCACCAGGCCATTGCCCAGGCGATTCGTATCAAGCCGACGGTGATCCTGCAGGACCTGGTGATGCCGGGCCTCGACGGCCTGACCCTGGTGCGCGAATACCGCAATCACCCGGCGACGCAGAACATCCCGATCATCGTGCTCTCCACCAAGGACGACCCGCTGATCAAGAGCGCGGCGTTTGCCGCCGGGGCCAACGACTATCTGGTCAAGCTGCCGGATAACATCGAACTGGTGGCGCGCATCCGCTACCACTCGCGCTCCTACATGACCCTGTTGCAGCGGGACGCGGCCTACCGCGCGCTGCGGGTCAGCCAACAGCAGCTGCTGGACACCAACCTGGTGCTGCAACGGCTGATGAACTCCGACGGCTTGACCGGGCTGTCCAACCGCCGGCATTTCGACGAATACCTGGAACTGGAGTGGCGCCGTGCCATGCGTGACCAGACCCAACTGTCGTTGCTGATGATCGACGTGGACTTCTTCAAGACCTACAACGACAGTTTTGGCCACCTGGAAGGCGACGAAGCGTTGCGCAAGGTCGCTGCGACCATTCGTGACGCCAGCAGCCGTCCCTCGGACTTGCCGGCGCGTTACGGCGGTGAAGAGTTTGCCCTGGTGCTGCCCAACACCTCGCCGGGCGGTGCGCGGCTGGTGGCCGAGAAACTGCGCCAGGCGGTGGCCGCGCTGAAAATCCCGCACATCAGCCCGGCCGAAGGGGCGAGCCTGACCATCAGCATCGGCCTGTCGACCATGACCCCGGTGCAGGGCACCGATTGCCGGCAATTGATCTCGTCGGCGGACAAGGGCCTGTACCTGGCCAAGCACAATGGGCGC
- a CDS encoding hybrid sensor histidine kinase/response regulator: MTPDQMRDASLLELFSLEADAQTQVLSAGLLALERNPTQADQLEACMRAAHSLKGAARIVGVDAGVSVAHVMEDCLVSAQESRLYLLPEHIDALLQGTDLLMRIATPGNTVGPADIEAYVALMERLLDPSQKVAPPAAPMPPPTPAPEPELSMEALQTLPPEPEPAPAVSAELPRQNKRMTEGGERVLRVTAERLNSLLDLSSKSLVETQRLKPYLASLQRLKRIQSNSARALENLDGHLKTVDLSLEAQEALADTRRLLSEAQALLAEKTAEIDEFGWQAGQRAQVLYDTALACRMRPFADVLAGQVRMVRDLGRSLGKQVRLEIEGEKTQVDRDVLEKLEAPLTHLLRNAVDHGIEMPEQRLLAGKPAEGLIRLRASHQAGLLVLELSDDGNGVDLERLRGTIVDRHLSPLETALRLSEEELLTFLFLPGFSLRDKVTEVSGRGVGLDAVQHMVRQLRGAVVLEQTAGQGSRFHLEVPLTLSVVRSLVVEVGEEAYAFPLAHIERMCDLEPDDIVQLEGRQHFWHEGRHVGLVAASQLLQRPPGQGNQETLKVVVIRERDAVYGIAVERFIGERTLVVLPLDDRLGKVQDISAGALLDDGSVVLIVDVEDMLRSVDKLLNTGRLERIARRTQQTLEAPRKRILVVDDSLTVRELQRKLLLNRGYEVAVAVDGMDGWNALRSEDFDLLITDIDMPRMDGIELVTLLRRDTRLQSLPVMVVSYKDREEDRRRGLDAGADYYLAKASFHDDALLDAVVELIGGARA, from the coding sequence ATGACCCCCGACCAGATGCGCGACGCCTCGCTGCTGGAACTGTTCAGCCTGGAAGCCGACGCCCAGACCCAAGTGCTCAGCGCCGGCCTGCTGGCCCTGGAGCGCAACCCGACCCAGGCCGACCAGCTCGAAGCCTGCATGCGCGCCGCCCATTCCCTGAAAGGCGCGGCACGCATTGTCGGGGTGGACGCCGGTGTCAGCGTCGCCCACGTGATGGAAGATTGCCTGGTCAGCGCCCAGGAAAGCCGGTTGTACCTGCTGCCGGAACATATCGACGCGTTGCTGCAAGGCACCGATTTGCTGATGCGCATCGCCACGCCGGGCAACACCGTGGGCCCGGCGGACATCGAAGCCTACGTGGCGCTGATGGAACGTTTGCTCGACCCGTCGCAAAAAGTCGCGCCGCCCGCTGCACCAATGCCACCGCCAACACCCGCGCCAGAACCTGAACTGTCGATGGAAGCGCTGCAGACCTTGCCGCCGGAGCCTGAACCCGCGCCAGCCGTCAGTGCCGAGCTGCCACGCCAGAACAAGCGCATGACCGAAGGCGGCGAGCGGGTGTTGCGGGTGACCGCCGAACGCTTGAACAGCCTGTTGGACCTGTCCAGCAAATCCCTGGTGGAAACCCAGCGGCTCAAGCCTTACCTCGCCAGTTTGCAGCGCCTCAAGCGCATCCAGAGCAACAGTGCCCGAGCCCTGGAAAACCTCGACGGCCACCTCAAAACCGTCGACTTGAGCCTGGAAGCCCAGGAAGCCCTGGCCGACACCCGCCGCCTGCTGAGCGAAGCCCAGGCGCTGCTCGCGGAAAAAACCGCCGAGATCGATGAGTTCGGCTGGCAGGCCGGGCAGCGTGCACAAGTCTTGTACGACACCGCGCTGGCGTGCCGCATGCGGCCATTTGCCGACGTGTTGGCCGGCCAGGTGCGGATGGTCCGCGACCTGGGCCGCAGCCTGGGTAAACAGGTACGCCTGGAAATTGAAGGCGAGAAAACCCAGGTCGACCGCGACGTGCTGGAAAAGCTCGAAGCGCCGCTGACCCATTTATTACGCAACGCCGTCGACCACGGCATCGAAATGCCCGAACAGCGCCTGTTGGCGGGCAAACCGGCTGAAGGTTTGATCCGTCTGCGGGCGTCGCACCAGGCCGGGTTGCTGGTGCTGGAATTGAGCGACGACGGCAACGGTGTCGACCTTGAGCGCCTGCGCGGCACCATCGTCGACCGGCATTTGTCACCGCTGGAAACCGCCCTGCGCCTGAGCGAAGAGGAACTGCTGACGTTCCTGTTCCTGCCGGGTTTCAGCCTGCGGGACAAGGTCACCGAGGTCTCCGGGCGCGGTGTGGGGCTGGACGCGGTGCAGCATATGGTGCGCCAGTTGCGCGGCGCCGTGGTGCTGGAGCAGACGGCGGGGCAGGGCAGCCGCTTCCACCTGGAAGTGCCATTGACCCTGTCGGTGGTGCGCAGCCTGGTGGTGGAAGTGGGCGAGGAGGCCTACGCCTTCCCGCTGGCCCACATCGAGCGCATGTGCGACCTGGAACCCGACGACATCGTGCAACTGGAAGGCCGCCAGCATTTCTGGCACGAAGGCCGGCACGTCGGGCTGGTGGCCGCCAGCCAGTTGCTGCAGCGCCCGCCCGGGCAGGGCAACCAGGAAACCCTCAAGGTCGTGGTGATCCGCGAGCGCGACGCGGTCTATGGAATTGCCGTGGAGCGGTTTATCGGCGAGCGCACGCTGGTGGTGCTGCCCCTGGATGACCGGCTGGGCAAGGTCCAGGACATCTCTGCCGGGGCGTTGCTGGATGACGGCTCGGTGGTGCTGATTGTCGATGTTGAAGACATGTTGCGTTCGGTGGACAAACTGCTGAATACCGGTCGTCTGGAGCGCATTGCCCGGCGCACCCAGCAAACCCTGGAAGCTCCGCGCAAGCGTATTCTGGTGGTGGATGACTCACTGACCGTGCGCGAGCTGCAACGCAAATTGTTACTTAATCGCGGTTATGAAGTGGCCGTGGCGGTCGATGGCATGGATGGCTGGAACGCGCTGCGCTCCGAAGACTTCGACCTGTTGATCACTGACATTGATATGCCTCGTATGGACGGTATTGAATTGGTCACACTCTTGCGCCGAGATACTCGCCTGCAATCGCTGCCGGTGATGGTTGTTTCCTACAAGGATCGTGAAGAAGACCGTCGCCGCGGTCTGGACGCCGGCGCCGACTATTATCTGGCCAAGGCCAGCTTCCATGACGACGCGCTGTTGGATGCGGTGGTGGAACTGATCGGAGGAGCCCGGGCATGA
- a CDS encoding chemotaxis response regulator protein-glutamate methylesterase: MRIAIVNDMPMAVEALRRALSLEPAHEVVWVASNGLEAVQRCAELTPDLILMDLIMPVMDGVEATRQIMAESPCAILIVTVDRQANVSRVFEAMGHGALDVVDTPALGVGNPKDAAAPLLRKILNIGWLIGQRGNRVRAEPAPQRTMGKRQSLVAIGSSAGGPAALESLLKGLPRDFSPAIVLVQHVDQVFAAGMAEWLSSASGLPVRLAREGEPPQSGVVLLAGTNHHIRLLKNGTLAYTAEPVNEIYRPSIDVFFESVASYWSGDAVGVLLTGMGRDGAQGLKMMRQQGYLTIAQDQQSCAVYGMPKAAAAIDAAVEIRPLDRIAPRLLEVFAK; the protein is encoded by the coding sequence ATGAGGATTGCGATCGTCAATGACATGCCCATGGCCGTGGAGGCCTTGCGCCGGGCGTTGAGCCTTGAGCCGGCCCATGAAGTGGTGTGGGTCGCCAGCAACGGGCTCGAGGCCGTGCAACGTTGCGCCGAACTGACGCCCGACCTGATTCTGATGGACCTGATCATGCCGGTGATGGACGGCGTGGAAGCCACCCGGCAGATCATGGCCGAGAGCCCTTGCGCCATTCTGATTGTAACGGTCGACCGCCAGGCCAACGTCAGCCGCGTGTTCGAAGCCATGGGCCACGGCGCCCTGGACGTGGTCGACACGCCTGCGCTGGGCGTGGGCAATCCCAAGGACGCTGCGGCGCCGCTGCTGCGCAAGATCCTTAATATCGGCTGGCTGATCGGCCAGCGTGGCAATCGGGTGCGGGCCGAGCCTGCGCCCCAGCGGACCATGGGCAAGCGCCAGAGTCTGGTGGCCATCGGTTCGTCTGCCGGTGGTCCGGCTGCCCTGGAATCCCTGCTCAAGGGCTTGCCCCGGGACTTTTCGCCAGCCATTGTGCTGGTGCAGCATGTGGACCAGGTATTCGCCGCCGGCATGGCCGAATGGCTGAGCAGTGCCTCGGGCCTGCCGGTGCGCCTGGCCCGGGAAGGCGAGCCGCCACAAAGCGGCGTAGTGCTGCTGGCCGGCACCAACCATCACATTCGTTTGCTGAAGAACGGGACGCTGGCCTACACCGCCGAGCCCGTGAACGAGATTTACCGGCCGTCCATCGACGTGTTTTTCGAGAGCGTCGCCAGCTACTGGAGCGGCGATGCCGTCGGCGTGCTGCTGACCGGCATGGGCCGTGACGGCGCCCAGGGACTTAAAATGATGCGTCAGCAAGGCTACCTGACCATCGCGCAGGACCAGCAAAGCTGTGCTGTTTACGGCATGCCCAAAGCGGCAGCGGCGATCGACGCGGCTGTTGAAATTCGCCCATTGGACAGAATTGCGCCACGATTGCTGGAGGTGTTCGCAAAATGA